A single Cyclopterus lumpus isolate fCycLum1 chromosome 1, fCycLum1.pri, whole genome shotgun sequence DNA region contains:
- the LOC117733630 gene encoding somatostatin-like receptor F_48D10.1, which yields MEPLDQTYGFPLTSDLNSSSAATPSPFLSYPRLFNVSSNLSTQSVPFQGSSTLMTAVISLTVFMVGLTGNTLAIYVVLRYAKMKTVTNIYILNLAVADELYIIGLPFITTQNVLSYWPFGSFLCRVVMTADSMNQFTSIFCLTVMSIDRYLAVVHPIRSTKWRHPRVAKVVSAAVWAVSFVVVLPVVIFSDVQDTFNSCNMNWPEPTNVWSTAFILYTATVGFFGPLLIICLCYLLIVIKMKSSGARAGFTKRRRSERKVTRMVVVIVVVFVLCWLPFFIINTVNLVVIIPESSATAGIYFFAVILSYANSCANPVLYGFLSDNFRQSFRKVLCVRNVRCKAKGVDDGDPSAPRTEKTTVAPSPRNQAYHDPQRSQISPHPPGLPISHTAADLHRSTPTCQPPSTCPGIGPAPPPVASTAATTLTSVDTLA from the exons ATGGAGCCCCTAGACCAGACCTACGGGTTTCCCCTCACATCGGACCTCAACTCATCCTCTGCAGCCACTCCCTCGCCCTTCCTATCATACCCTCGCCTCTTCAACGTCTCCTCCAACCTGTCCACCCAAAGCGTCCCCTTTCAGGGCAGCAGCACTCTGATGACCGCAGTCATCTCCCTCACAGTCTTCATGGTGGGCCTGACTGGCAACACTCTGGCCATCTATGTGGTGCTGCGCTATGCCAAAATGAAGACGGTCACCAACATCTACATCCTGAACCTGGCTGTGGCCGATGAGCTCTACATTATCGGGCTCCCCTTCATCACCACCCAGAACGTGCTCTCCTATTGGCCGTTTGGCTCCTTCCTTTGCCGCGTTGTTATGACGGCAGACTCCATGAACCAGTTCACGTCTATTTTCTGCCTGACCGTCATGTCCATCGATCGTTACCTGGCTGTGGTTCATCCGATCCGCAGCACCAAGTGGAGACACCCCCGCGTGGCCAAGGTGGTGAGCGCAGCCGTGTGGGCCGTGTCCTTCGTGGTGGTTCTGCCTGTGGTCATCTTTTCTGATGTTCAG GACACATTTAACTCCTGCAACATGAACTGGCCAGAGCCAACGAACGTGTGGTCGACAGCCTTCATCCTCTACACGGCCACGGTGGGCTTCTTTGGACCGCTGCTCATCATTTGTCTCTGCTACCTACTTATCGTTATCAAG ATGAAGTCATCGGGGGCGCGGGCGGGCTTCACCAAGCGCCGGCGTTCGGAGCGCAAGGTGACgaggatggtggtggtgatcgTGGTGGTGTTTGTGCTCTGCTGGCTGCCATTCTTCATCATCAACACGGTCAATCTGGTGGTCATCATCCCAGAGTCCAGTGCCACAGCCGGCATCTACTTCTTCGCAGTCATTCTGTCATACGCCAACTCCTGTGCCAACCCGGTGCTCTACGGCTTCCTGTCGGACAACTTCAGACAGAGCTTCAGAAAA GTTCTGTGTGTGAGGAATGTGAGGTGCAAGGCCAAAGGTGTGGATGACGGCGATCCAAGCGCTCCGCGCACCGAGAAAACCACAGTCGCTCCCTCCCCCCGTAACCAGGCCTACCACGACCCCCAGAGGAGCCAG atctctcctcatcctccaggcTTGCCTATCTCCCACACAGCAGCAGACCTGCACCGCTCCACCCCGACATGTCAACCTCCCTCCACTTGCCCAGGAATCGGACCCGCCCCTCCTCCAGTGGCCTCCACAGCAGCCACCACGTTAACCTCAGTGGACACACTGGCTTGA